One Ahaetulla prasina isolate Xishuangbanna chromosome 1, ASM2864084v1, whole genome shotgun sequence DNA window includes the following coding sequences:
- the RHOB gene encoding rho-related GTP-binding protein RhoB has translation MAAIRKKLVVVGDGACGKTCLLIVFSKDEFPEVYVPTVFENYVADIEVDGKQVELALWDTAGQEDYDRLRPLSYPDTDVILMCFSVDSPDSLENIPEKWVPEVKHFCPNVPIILVANKKDLRNDEHVRNELARMKQEPVRTEDGRAMAIRIQAYDYLECSAKTKEGVREVFETATRAALQKRYGTQNGCINCCKVL, from the coding sequence ATGGCGGCGATCCGCAAGAAGCTGGTGGTGGTGGGCGACGGGGCTTGCGGGAAGACGTGCCTGCTGATCGTCTTCAGCAAAGACGAGTTCCCCGAAGTCTACGTGCCCACCGTCTTCGAGAACTACGTGGCCGACATCGAGGTGGACGGCAAGCAGGTGGAGTTGGCCCTTTGGGACACGGCCGGCCAAGAAGACTACGACCGCTTGCGTCCCCTCTCCTACCCGGACACCGACGTGATCCTCATGTGCTTCTCGGTGGACAGCCCCGACTCCTTGGAGAACATCCCGGAGAAATGGGTGCCCGAGGTGAAGCACTTCTGCCCCAACGTGCCCATCATCCTGGTGGCCAACAAGAAAGACCTGCGCAACGACGAGCACGTTCGCAACGAGCTGGCCCGCATGAAGCAGGAGCCCGTCCGCACCGAAGACGGCCGGGCCATGGCCATCCGCATCCAAGCCTACGATTACCTCGAGTGCTCGGCCAAGACCAAGGAAGGCGTGCGGGAGGTTTTCGAGACGGCCACCAGAGCGGCTTTGCAGAAGCGTTACGGCACCCAGAACGGTTGCATCAATTGTTGCAAGGTGCTATAA